The following DNA comes from Ignavibacteriales bacterium.
GACATGCCGGAATGAAATACAGCCTGCCTTCCCGCGAACTGATCGCCGATTGTATAGAAACAATGATCGAAGGTCATCAATTCGACGGAATGGTTTGTATTCCAAATTGCGATAAGATTGTACCCGGTATGGTAATGGGCGCGCTCCGCACCAATATTCCCACTTTTTTTGTCACCGGCGGTGCGATGAAAGCCGGAAAAACTCCCGACGGTAAAACGATTGATCTGATTTCCGTTTTTGAAGGAGTCGGCGAATACAAATCTGGAACGATAGATGAAAAGCGATTAAAAATTCTTGAAAAATTTGCCTGTCCGTCCTGCGGTTCCTGTTCAGGACTCTTCACGGCGAACTCCATGAATTGTCTCTTAGAAGTGATTGGACTGGGTCTGCCTTTTAACGGCACCGCTCTTGCGAAAAGCAAACAGCGGAACGACCTTACGAAGCAAGCCGGAAAAATAATAATGAAATTGATTGAAAAGAACATCCGGCCCCGCGACATCGTCACCAAGGACGCGATCGACGATGCTTTCGCCTTGGATATGGCGATGGGCGGAAGTACCAACACGGTGCTGCACACGCTTGCATTCTGCAATGAAGCTGGAATAGACTATCCGCTTTCGCGCATCAATGAAGTAGCAGATAAGATTCCACATTTATCAAAAATCAGTCCGTCCGGTCCCTGGCATATCCAGGATTTACACAAGGCAGGCGGCGTTCCCGCGATTCTCCATGAAGTAACGCGCAAAGGGGATGATCTTTTGCATCTTGATCGGCCGACTGTGGGCGGAAAAACATTACGGAGCATTGTTGCGAAAGCAAAAGTGAAGAATGCAGAAGTTATTCGTCCGATAGAAAATCCACATTCGCCAAAAGGCGGTCTGGCGATTCTTTTCGGAAACCTTGCACCTGAAGGTGCAGTGATCAAAACAGCCGGAGTATCTGCTCCCATGCGCAAGCATAGTGGACCTGCAAAAATTTTTGAAAGTCAGGAAGATGCGCAAGCAGGTATTCTTGCCGGACAGGTGCAAGCCGGTGATGTTGTCGTGATTCGTTATGAAGGGCCTCGCGGCGGACCGGGTATGGTAGAGATGCTTTCACCAACTTCAGCAATTATGGGAATGGGATTAGGAGATAAAGTTGCGCTCATTACCGACGGACGTTTTTCCGGCGGAACGCGCGGCGCATGTATCGGACACGTTTCACCAGAAGCTGCAAGCGGCGGTCCCATTGCGGCATTACACGCCGGCGACATGATCGACATTGATCTTGATGCGCGCACGTTGAACGTTCGCTTGAGCGACGAAGAAATCCGTTCGCGTATTGCATCTCTGC
Coding sequences within:
- the ilvD gene encoding dihydroxy-acid dehydratase; translated protein: MRSDQIKKGFERAPHRALLRATGVKEADFGKPFIAVANSYVDIVPGHVHLQAFGKIVKKAIRAAGGVPFEFNTIAVDDGIAMGHAGMKYSLPSRELIADCIETMIEGHQFDGMVCIPNCDKIVPGMVMGALRTNIPTFFVTGGAMKAGKTPDGKTIDLISVFEGVGEYKSGTIDEKRLKILEKFACPSCGSCSGLFTANSMNCLLEVIGLGLPFNGTALAKSKQRNDLTKQAGKIIMKLIEKNIRPRDIVTKDAIDDAFALDMAMGGSTNTVLHTLAFCNEAGIDYPLSRINEVADKIPHLSKISPSGPWHIQDLHKAGGVPAILHEVTRKGDDLLHLDRPTVGGKTLRSIVAKAKVKNAEVIRPIENPHSPKGGLAILFGNLAPEGAVIKTAGVSAPMRKHSGPAKIFESQEDAQAGILAGQVQAGDVVVIRYEGPRGGPGMVEMLSPTSAIMGMGLGDKVALITDGRFSGGTRGACIGHVSPEAASGGPIAALHAGDMIDIDLDARTLNVRLSDEEIRSRIASLPEFKPRTTSKWLRRYSYFVTSANTGATLRS